Proteins encoded in a region of the Flavobacterium sp. MDT1-60 genome:
- a CDS encoding 4Fe-4S dicluster domain-containing protein, whose product MNLTNFNKNEEFFVDLQRCIGCKACEMACAECETNGQESLISVNYVERSSTIQTTVQVCMHCEDPVCANVCPADAISQDEFGVVHTANTERCIGCSNCVMACPFGVPKKMEEYDLMMKCTMCYDRTSVGKKPMCATVCPSGALFYGTRAEIEEMRPNSSPVNTFIFGKETVNTKVNIMMPKGSNELRIY is encoded by the coding sequence ATGAACTTAACTAATTTTAATAAAAATGAAGAGTTTTTTGTAGATCTGCAACGTTGCATTGGCTGTAAAGCTTGTGAAATGGCTTGCGCCGAATGCGAAACAAATGGGCAGGAATCATTAATCAGTGTGAATTATGTAGAGCGTTCTTCAACCATACAAACAACAGTACAGGTCTGCATGCATTGCGAAGATCCGGTTTGTGCCAATGTCTGCCCTGCTGATGCGATTTCGCAAGATGAATTTGGTGTTGTACACACAGCAAATACAGAAAGATGTATTGGTTGTTCCAATTGTGTTATGGCGTGCCCGTTTGGAGTTCCGAAAAAAATGGAAGAGTACGATTTGATGATGAAATGCACCATGTGTTATGACAGGACGAGTGTGGGTAAAAAACCAATGTGTGCAACAGTTTGCCCTAGTGGAGCTTTATTTTATGGCACAAGAGCGGAAATAGAAGAAATGAGACCCAACAGTTCTCCGGTCAACACATTCATTTTTGGAAAAGAAACGGTCAATACTAAAGTGAATATTATGATGCCTAAAGGCAGTAATGAATTAAGAATATATTAA
- a CDS encoding ubiquinol-cytochrome c reductase iron-sulfur subunit, with product MSKEDNLNKNWKKDFPIQKQESTQVSRRDFAKFLTFVSGGLMIGSGFVAAKAYLLPKDGVEGEHFICNKNEIPIGGTRGFVIEGSTVPYILIHLESGDFRAYEQKCTHLSCSVFYKPGTGIIHCPCHEGSFDAMTGDVIAGPPPRALPQLDVFFKENKVYVKAFTEEKES from the coding sequence ATGTCTAAAGAAGATAATTTAAATAAAAACTGGAAAAAAGATTTCCCAATACAAAAGCAGGAATCAACGCAGGTAAGCCGTCGCGATTTCGCAAAATTCCTGACTTTTGTTTCAGGCGGATTAATGATAGGAAGCGGATTCGTTGCTGCAAAAGCTTATTTATTGCCTAAAGACGGAGTAGAAGGCGAGCATTTTATTTGCAATAAAAATGAAATTCCGATTGGCGGAACCAGAGGTTTTGTTATTGAAGGAAGTACTGTTCCCTATATATTAATTCACTTGGAAAGTGGCGATTTTAGGGCTTATGAACAAAAATGTACTCATTTATCATGTTCTGTTTTTTATAAACCAGGAACCGGAATTATTCATTGTCCGTGTCACGAAGGTTCATTTGATGCCATGACGGGTGATGTAATTGCCGGCCCTCCACCACGGGCCTTGCCTCAATTAGACGTTTTTTTTAAAGAAAATAAAGTATATGTCAAGGCTTTTACCGAAGAAAAAGAAAGTTAG
- a CDS encoding DUF6755 family protein, with amino-acid sequence MSTFRRSQNRANPNKLNNILSTLIFILILNVSIQIWLLYASLNNALDNNKEILLPAFIASAILFLIGFAWLYYLPKGNFKK; translated from the coding sequence ATGAGTACATTTAGACGAAGTCAGAATCGCGCCAATCCTAATAAACTGAACAATATTCTTTCGACTCTTATTTTTATACTAATTTTAAATGTGAGTATTCAAATTTGGCTGTTATATGCTTCATTGAACAATGCATTAGATAACAATAAAGAGATTTTACTTCCCGCATTTATAGCCTCAGCCATATTATTTTTGATTGGTTTTGCGTGGCTTTATTATCTTCCAAAAGGGAACTTCAAAAAATAA
- the glp gene encoding gephyrin-like molybdotransferase Glp has product MIQVEQALSIIAENSTKMPIEKILVHKALGYVLAETVYSPIDMPPFRQSAMDGYAFIHGEKHQYDVVSSSQAGDHANIKLKENEAVRIFTGAFVPDDADTVVMQEHVLANKDSILIASMPKQFTNVRAKGEQIKKEEVVFEANTLITPAAIGFLACLGITEITVYKKPKVAILVTGNELVKPGKKLPKGKIYESNSVMLQAALQTIGIKKIKSYKVKDNLKATKKALKNILEKNDIILISGGISVGDYDFVKEALLANDVDELFYKINQKPGKPMFFGRKKDSLVFALPGNPASSLTNFYVYVYPAIKNRMGFAEIHLPKLMRKLNSEITNSTGKTLFLKALYDETHVNVLDSQSSAMLNTFAIANSLLIVPNDTENLKKGALVTLLPID; this is encoded by the coding sequence ATGATTCAAGTTGAACAAGCCTTATCGATTATTGCGGAAAATAGCACTAAAATGCCGATTGAGAAAATACTGGTTCATAAAGCATTAGGATATGTTTTAGCCGAGACAGTTTATTCGCCAATTGATATGCCGCCCTTTCGCCAATCGGCTATGGATGGTTACGCTTTTATTCATGGTGAAAAACATCAGTATGATGTTGTGAGTAGTTCACAAGCTGGAGATCATGCTAATATAAAATTAAAAGAAAACGAAGCGGTACGCATTTTTACAGGTGCTTTTGTCCCTGATGATGCAGATACTGTAGTAATGCAGGAACATGTTTTGGCAAATAAAGATTCCATTTTGATCGCCAGCATGCCAAAACAATTTACAAATGTTCGTGCAAAAGGGGAGCAGATAAAAAAAGAAGAGGTAGTCTTTGAAGCCAATACTTTGATTACACCTGCAGCAATTGGTTTTTTAGCTTGTCTGGGAATTACCGAAATAACGGTTTATAAAAAACCTAAAGTAGCTATTTTAGTGACTGGAAACGAATTGGTGAAGCCGGGTAAAAAATTGCCAAAAGGAAAGATTTATGAAAGTAATTCGGTTATGCTTCAGGCGGCGCTGCAAACAATCGGAATAAAGAAAATAAAAAGTTATAAGGTTAAAGATAATCTTAAAGCAACGAAAAAAGCTTTAAAAAACATTCTTGAAAAAAATGATATAATTTTGATTTCTGGCGGAATTTCAGTTGGAGATTATGATTTTGTAAAAGAAGCTTTATTGGCTAATGATGTTGATGAACTTTTTTATAAAATCAATCAAAAGCCTGGAAAACCAATGTTTTTCGGACGTAAAAAGGATAGTTTAGTTTTTGCTTTACCTGGAAATCCAGCGTCTTCACTAACTAATTTTTATGTTTACGTTTATCCGGCGATTAAAAACAGAATGGGTTTTGCAGAAATTCATTTACCAAAATTAATGCGAAAATTGAATAGTGAAATTACAAATTCAACTGGTAAAACATTATTTTTAAAAGCTTTGTATGATGAAACTCATGTCAACGTTTTAGATAGCCAAAGTTCAGCAATGCTTAATACATTTGCCATTGCCAACAGTTTACTAATTGTACCAAATGATACAGAAAACCTTAAAAAAGGTGCACTGGTAACGTTGTTGCCAATTGATTAG
- a CDS encoding sulfite exporter TauE/SafE family protein — translation MNLLSSENILLFSFALIVIAFLYSSVGHGGASGYLALMTIFAFPISVMKPSALLLNLFVSSISFFFYYRMNYFKPKLFYPFAIASIPAAFIGGFITLDNTVYKIILGVVLVFAALRLFGIFNFKEKETVTINIPFALAIGFIIGLLSGMLGIGGGIILSPILLFLGWASIKESAAISSLFIFVNSFAGIMGFFLGGKTVPTESFYLVPIAVVGGVLGGYYGSGYFSNKTLKIVLGTVILMASIKLIFP, via the coding sequence ATGAATCTCCTTAGTTCCGAAAATATTCTCCTTTTCAGCTTCGCATTAATTGTGATTGCATTTTTATATTCGAGTGTTGGACATGGTGGAGCATCAGGATATTTGGCTTTGATGACGATTTTTGCATTTCCGATTTCGGTTATGAAACCATCGGCCTTATTATTAAATTTATTTGTTTCGAGTATTTCGTTTTTCTTTTATTACAGAATGAATTATTTTAAACCAAAATTGTTTTATCCGTTTGCAATTGCTTCAATACCAGCTGCATTTATTGGTGGTTTTATCACTTTAGACAATACAGTTTATAAAATTATTTTGGGAGTTGTTTTGGTTTTTGCAGCACTAAGATTGTTCGGAATATTCAATTTTAAAGAAAAAGAAACAGTGACGATTAACATTCCATTTGCATTGGCAATTGGTTTTATTATCGGATTATTATCGGGAATGCTGGGTATTGGTGGTGGAATTATTTTGAGTCCGATTTTATTGTTTTTGGGATGGGCCTCTATTAAAGAATCGGCAGCGATTTCAAGTTTGTTCATTTTTGTGAATTCATTTGCCGGAATTATGGGTTTCTTTTTAGGAGGAAAAACAGTTCCGACAGAAAGTTTTTATTTGGTTCCGATTGCCGTTGTAGGCGGTGTTTTGGGTGGCTATTATGGCAGCGGTTATTTCTCCAATAAAACATTAAAAATTGTTTTAGGAACGGTGATTTTAATGGCAAGCATCAAATTGATTTTTCCTTAA
- a CDS encoding molybdenum cofactor guanylyltransferase, whose amino-acid sequence METLTVFILCGGKSSRMQSEKGLVLFQDKPFIEHIIQAILPITDQIKLITATKEYDYLPYQKIPDIILDKGPLGGIYTALTSSETEFNLILSCDIPLISTELLSELISKHNNEAEISVFASESRLHPLIGIYSKKVLPVIKSAIDNDELKMMDLLTKIPHQILNIDESENFHLTNINSVDELNDLNINLS is encoded by the coding sequence ATGGAAACACTAACAGTATTTATTCTTTGTGGAGGAAAAAGTTCCCGAATGCAGTCAGAAAAAGGATTGGTTTTGTTTCAGGATAAACCATTTATTGAGCATATAATTCAGGCGATTTTGCCTATAACAGATCAAATAAAACTGATTACGGCAACTAAAGAATATGATTATTTACCGTATCAAAAAATACCTGATATCATTTTAGATAAAGGACCATTAGGAGGAATATATACGGCATTGACTAGTTCTGAAACCGAATTTAATTTGATTTTAAGTTGTGATATTCCGTTAATTTCAACCGAATTATTATCAGAACTGATCTCAAAACATAATAATGAAGCTGAAATTTCAGTTTTTGCTTCAGAAAGCAGATTACATCCGTTGATCGGGATTTATTCTAAAAAAGTATTGCCCGTTATCAAAAGCGCAATTGATAACGATGAATTAAAAATGATGGATTTGTTGACGAAAATTCCGCATCAGATCCTCAATATTGACGAAAGTGAAAACTTTCATTTAACAAACATCAATTCGGTTGACGAATTAAACGACCTGAATATCAATTTAAGTTAG
- the cobA gene encoding uroporphyrinogen-III C-methyltransferase encodes MRNSKTPKLTIVGAGPGDVELITLKAIKALENADVVLYDALVNEELLQYATNAEIVFVGKRLGCHAYTQDQINELIVSMANRHGHVVRLKGGDPFIFGRGSEEIDYVEKFGLETAIVPGISSALGVPASVGISLTQRQVAESFWVITGTTSNHELSKDVHLASKSAATVVILMGMHKLEEIISIYKENRTDDLPIAIIQNGTKNTEQKVVGTISSITKLVSEKKISSPAIIVIGEVVKNTSKLTSYFQEHFDDEFIFQNLNLE; translated from the coding sequence ATGCGAAACTCAAAAACACCAAAATTAACAATTGTAGGCGCAGGTCCTGGAGATGTTGAATTGATTACATTAAAAGCGATAAAAGCGTTAGAAAATGCTGATGTTGTTTTATACGATGCATTAGTAAACGAAGAATTATTGCAATACGCTACAAATGCAGAAATTGTTTTTGTCGGTAAACGATTAGGTTGTCATGCCTACACGCAGGATCAGATTAATGAATTGATTGTTTCGATGGCAAATCGCCACGGTCATGTGGTGCGCTTAAAAGGAGGCGACCCTTTTATTTTTGGAAGAGGAAGCGAAGAGATAGATTATGTAGAGAAATTTGGTCTGGAAACAGCAATCGTACCAGGTATTTCATCAGCTTTGGGTGTTCCGGCTTCGGTTGGAATCAGTTTGACACAGCGTCAGGTGGCAGAGAGTTTTTGGGTAATTACCGGAACGACTTCCAATCATGAATTGTCTAAAGATGTTCATTTAGCATCAAAATCGGCTGCAACGGTTGTGATTTTGATGGGCATGCATAAACTGGAAGAAATCATTTCTATTTACAAAGAAAACCGTACTGATGATTTACCAATTGCTATCATTCAAAACGGAACAAAAAATACGGAACAAAAAGTAGTTGGAACTATCAGTTCAATTACTAAATTGGTATCAGAAAAGAAGATTTCTTCACCGGCAATTATTGTGATTGGAGAAGTGGTAAAAAATACTTCAAAATTGACTTCTTATTTTCAGGAGCATTTTGATGATGAATTTATTTTTCAGAATTTAAATTTAGAGTAA
- a CDS encoding MoaD/ThiS family protein has product MIEVKYFGAVAEKTKCEFEKIPFSELSLQQLLQDLEEKYQFDSLAFSVAVNQKIVQKATDYKLQTTDVVALLPPFAGG; this is encoded by the coding sequence ATGATTGAAGTTAAATATTTTGGAGCTGTGGCTGAAAAAACCAAATGTGAATTCGAAAAAATCCCTTTTTCAGAACTTTCACTGCAACAATTATTGCAGGATTTAGAAGAAAAATATCAGTTCGATTCGCTTGCTTTTAGTGTGGCTGTCAATCAAAAAATAGTACAAAAAGCAACAGATTATAAATTACAGACAACTGATGTTGTAGCTCTGTTGCCACCTTTCGCAGGCGGATAA
- the moeB gene encoding HesA/MoeB/ThiF family protein gives MKDSTRYNRQIILPEIGEAGQHKLSNAKILIIGAGGLGAAVLPYLAAAGVGEIGIVDDDVIEVSNLQRQVIYKTSAVGKYKVEEAKAMVSELNPLVKVNAIAEKLSGKNAISLFEKYDIVVDATDNLSIKYLINDSCLVTNKPMVYGSIFRFQGQVSVFNYQNGPTYSCLYPDENSQSLNCTDAGVIGISVGIIGMFQANEVIKMILEIGEVLSGKVLVYNILNNEQQKYDFEKNMDVLMTIETFQKKYNSTENQIEEISVSAILNEMDNDEVLFLDVRNEEELPKISFKNGIQIPLMNLENEFKKLNPNQIIYIYCQSGIRSKIAAELLQKKRFKNVKSIVGGALALSQILQEEKIKV, from the coding sequence ATGAAAGATTCAACACGTTATAACCGACAAATAATTCTTCCTGAAATAGGAGAAGCTGGTCAGCATAAATTATCAAATGCAAAAATTTTGATAATTGGTGCAGGCGGTTTAGGCGCTGCTGTTTTGCCTTATTTGGCTGCGGCTGGAGTCGGTGAAATTGGTATTGTTGATGATGATGTTATTGAAGTTTCCAATTTACAGCGTCAGGTGATTTATAAAACTTCGGCTGTTGGGAAATACAAAGTGGAGGAAGCCAAAGCAATGGTTTCCGAATTAAATCCGTTAGTGAAAGTGAATGCGATTGCAGAAAAACTTTCAGGAAAAAATGCAATTTCTTTATTCGAAAAATATGATATTGTAGTTGATGCAACAGATAATCTTTCGATAAAATATCTTATTAATGACTCTTGTTTAGTCACAAACAAACCAATGGTTTACGGATCTATTTTTAGATTTCAGGGACAGGTTTCGGTGTTCAATTATCAAAATGGACCAACTTACAGCTGTTTGTATCCCGACGAAAACAGTCAATCTCTAAATTGTACGGACGCTGGAGTAATTGGAATTTCAGTTGGAATTATAGGAATGTTTCAGGCTAATGAAGTAATAAAAATGATTCTGGAAATAGGAGAGGTGTTGAGTGGTAAAGTATTGGTTTATAATATTTTAAATAACGAACAGCAAAAGTACGACTTTGAAAAGAATATGGATGTTTTAATGACGATAGAAACTTTTCAGAAAAAATATAATAGTACTGAAAATCAGATTGAAGAAATTTCAGTATCAGCAATTTTGAATGAAATGGATAATGATGAGGTTTTGTTTTTGGATGTGAGAAATGAAGAGGAGCTTCCAAAAATTAGTTTTAAAAATGGAATTCAGATTCCATTGATGAATTTGGAAAATGAATTCAAAAAACTGAACCCAAATCAAATAATATACATTTATTGTCAATCCGGAATCAGAAGCAAAATAGCAGCTGAATTGCTTCAAAAGAAGCGTTTTAAAAACGTAAAAAGTATTGTTGGAGGCGCTTTGGCTTTAAGCCAAATATTACAAGAAGAAAAAATAAAAGTATAG
- a CDS encoding molybdenum cofactor biosynthesis protein MoaE, giving the protein MSKNVFVEGPIAPEFIAESIAKHQSKHTIGAHNIFLGQVRADLIHDNTVVAIDYSAYTDMANEALHAIREKAFAKFDLTCMHIYHSLGVVKAGEICLFVFVSAMRRKQVYEATEAIVNWIKTDVPIFGKEMFENDTFTWKQNNNG; this is encoded by the coding sequence ATGAGTAAAAATGTATTTGTAGAAGGACCAATTGCTCCTGAATTTATTGCCGAGTCAATAGCCAAACACCAATCGAAACATACGATTGGTGCACACAATATTTTTCTGGGTCAGGTTCGTGCTGATCTTATTCACGACAATACTGTTGTTGCGATTGATTATTCAGCTTATACTGATATGGCAAATGAAGCTTTACATGCGATTCGTGAAAAAGCTTTCGCTAAATTCGATTTGACCTGCATGCACATTTATCACAGTTTAGGCGTTGTAAAAGCAGGTGAAATTTGCTTGTTCGTATTTGTTTCGGCAATGCGAAGAAAACAAGTTTATGAAGCAACAGAAGCTATTGTAAACTGGATCAAAACGGATGTGCCAATTTTTGGTAAAGAGATGTTTGAAAACGATACATTCACATGGAAACAAAACAATAATGGTTGA
- the moaCB gene encoding bifunctional molybdenum cofactor biosynthesis protein MoaC/MoaB translates to MVDITHKISTLRTATATAIVKVSKQETIDAVVNNLVPKGNVFEMAKTAGLFAVKNTHLSIPDCHPIPIEFTSVEYKIEGLTIQIIFNVKTVYKTGVEVEAMHGASIVALTMYDMLKPIDKEIEISTIKLINKEGGKSSFKNKFPNVIKAAVFVCSDSIFAGDKEDRSGKIIVEKLNSYGVETAHYEIIPDEIDIIQEKTKAFAKEHQLVIFTGGTGLSPRDVTPEALSPLLESRIPGIEEAIRNYGQQRMPYAMLSRTVAGTLGKSLVLGLPGSTNGARESMDAVFPHVMHVFHILKGKNHDTL, encoded by the coding sequence ATGGTTGATATTACGCATAAAATAAGCACGTTAAGAACCGCAACAGCCACAGCAATTGTCAAAGTCAGCAAACAGGAAACAATTGATGCTGTGGTTAACAATCTGGTTCCGAAAGGCAATGTGTTTGAAATGGCAAAAACGGCGGGATTATTTGCGGTTAAAAACACCCATCTATCAATTCCGGACTGTCATCCCATTCCAATTGAATTTACTTCGGTGGAATATAAAATTGAAGGTCTGACCATTCAGATTATCTTCAATGTAAAAACAGTTTACAAAACGGGAGTTGAGGTTGAGGCTATGCATGGCGCTTCGATTGTAGCTTTGACGATGTACGATATGTTGAAACCGATTGATAAAGAAATCGAGATTTCAACCATTAAATTGATTAATAAAGAAGGCGGAAAATCTTCTTTTAAAAATAAATTTCCAAACGTAATAAAAGCGGCAGTTTTTGTTTGTTCCGATTCTATTTTTGCAGGCGATAAAGAAGATCGTTCCGGAAAAATAATTGTTGAAAAATTGAATTCTTACGGAGTTGAAACAGCACATTATGAGATTATTCCGGATGAAATTGATATTATTCAGGAAAAAACAAAGGCTTTCGCCAAAGAACACCAGTTGGTAATTTTTACCGGCGGAACAGGTTTATCTCCAAGAGACGTAACACCGGAAGCATTGTCACCATTATTGGAAAGCAGGATTCCGGGGATCGAAGAAGCAATTCGCAATTACGGTCAACAAAGAATGCCGTATGCCATGTTATCAAGAACTGTTGCAGGAACATTAGGGAAAAGTTTGGTTTTGGGTTTGCCTGGATCAACTAACGGAGCCAGAGAATCAATGGATGCTGTTTTTCCACATGTAATGCACGTTTTTCATATTTTAAAAGGAAAAAATCATGACACCCTCTAA
- the moaA gene encoding GTP 3',8-cyclase MoaA, translated as MTPSKTILTDDFGRKHNYLRISLLEKCNLRCTYCMPADGIVLSPKASLMTADEIFSLAQIFVENGVDKIRLTGGEPLLRKDFPEIISKLSTLKTSLSITTNGILIDRHLDVLKEANVKKINLSLDTLVSSKFHTITLRNQFEKVIDNLHLLLNNDFQVKVNVVLMKGFNENEITDFVQLTQFLPISVRFIEFMPFAGNEWDRSKMVSQNEILSEVNNVFSSEEIQKLEDEKNFTARTYKIKGFQGDFGIISSITNPFCDGCNRIRLTANGKIKNCLFSNSETDLLTAFRNGESITDLISASIKNKKKVRAGMVTISEMDDPALHFDNRSMIAIGG; from the coding sequence ATGACACCCTCTAAAACCATTTTAACGGATGATTTTGGGCGAAAACACAATTATTTGCGTATTTCGTTACTGGAGAAATGCAATTTGCGTTGTACGTATTGCATGCCTGCTGACGGAATCGTATTGTCTCCAAAAGCCAGTTTAATGACGGCAGACGAGATTTTTTCACTGGCTCAAATCTTCGTAGAAAATGGTGTTGATAAAATACGATTAACAGGCGGAGAACCTTTATTAAGAAAAGATTTTCCGGAGATTATTTCGAAATTATCAACTTTAAAAACTTCACTTTCTATTACCACAAACGGTATTTTAATCGACCGTCACCTTGATGTTTTGAAAGAAGCTAATGTCAAAAAAATCAATTTGAGTTTAGATACTTTGGTTTCGTCTAAATTTCACACGATAACGCTAAGAAATCAGTTTGAAAAAGTAATTGATAATTTGCATTTGCTTTTGAATAATGATTTTCAGGTAAAAGTAAATGTAGTTTTGATGAAGGGTTTCAATGAAAATGAAATTACTGATTTTGTTCAATTAACACAGTTTTTACCGATTTCAGTTCGTTTTATTGAGTTTATGCCTTTTGCCGGAAACGAGTGGGACAGAAGCAAAATGGTATCCCAAAATGAGATTTTATCAGAAGTAAACAACGTGTTTTCATCTGAAGAAATTCAAAAATTAGAAGACGAAAAAAACTTCACTGCCAGAACTTATAAAATAAAAGGTTTTCAAGGCGATTTCGGAATTATAAGTTCCATTACAAATCCATTTTGCGACGGCTGCAACAGAATCCGCCTGACGGCAAACGGAAAAATCAAAAATTGTCTTTTCTCTAATTCAGAAACCGATTTGTTGACAGCTTTTAGAAATGGCGAATCAATTACAGATTTGATTTCAGCATCTATTAAAAATAAAAAGAAAGTTAGAGCCGGAATGGTTACTATTTCTGAAATGGATGATCCGGCTTTGCATTTTGATAATCGTAGTATGATTGCGATTGGGGGGTAA
- a CDS encoding rubredoxin, producing the protein MELTRLIVKGGVISPGELREVVNMAMDHGLDSISFGSRQDIIFPKGLNLSSKEKIGKHHFVFPNEKSGNNIVSSYVSTDIFRNTNWLTGNKFLYILEQFKEQPKLKVNINDPKQQLVPLFTGHLNFIASEHEDYWFLYIRLPKWERMEVYPVLIYSWDIATFYYEIEKIVSEESHGIDMIFSLVSEALDTNNRTIDKPLNVPFYPFPYYEGMNRMGIDQYWLGLYWRNNLYDLDFLKEMCDLCFDCKIGKICITPWKSFIVKGIPKDRKLEWEKFLGKKGINVRHSLLELNWHLPVAMEWALNLKTFLVRTLDQFDISTYGLNFGISEYNRDGHYFTSIVVEKNELPAALESIKIRDTYNVLFAKNFDPNTREYIVHSQDIDKLELPTILIELSRKYFEELGNTVPESTENTQKKEKLQLDIYQCQECLTLYNSEYGDESQGIPKGILFTDLAESYCCSLCEAPKSNFKILEVVEN; encoded by the coding sequence ATGGAATTGACAAGATTAATAGTAAAAGGAGGCGTTATTTCGCCAGGTGAATTACGTGAAGTAGTCAATATGGCAATGGATCATGGTTTGGATTCGATTTCATTTGGTTCAAGACAGGATATCATTTTCCCAAAAGGATTAAATCTATCCAGCAAAGAAAAAATCGGGAAACATCATTTTGTTTTTCCAAATGAAAAAAGCGGCAACAACATTGTTTCATCGTATGTTTCAACTGATATTTTTAGAAATACCAATTGGCTTACAGGAAACAAATTCTTATATATTTTAGAACAGTTTAAAGAACAACCAAAGCTAAAAGTTAACATTAATGACCCTAAGCAACAGTTGGTTCCGTTATTTACAGGCCATTTAAACTTTATTGCTTCCGAGCATGAAGATTACTGGTTTTTATATATTCGTTTACCAAAATGGGAGCGTATGGAAGTTTATCCTGTTTTGATTTACAGCTGGGATATTGCTACTTTTTATTACGAAATCGAAAAAATAGTTTCTGAAGAATCGCATGGAATCGATATGATTTTTAGTTTAGTCAGCGAAGCATTAGATACCAATAACAGAACCATTGACAAACCCTTAAATGTGCCGTTTTATCCTTTTCCGTATTATGAAGGAATGAACCGTATGGGAATTGATCAATATTGGTTAGGTTTATATTGGAGAAATAACTTGTACGATTTAGATTTTCTAAAAGAAATGTGTGATTTATGTTTTGATTGTAAAATCGGGAAAATATGTATTACGCCATGGAAATCGTTTATTGTAAAAGGAATTCCGAAAGATCGAAAATTGGAATGGGAGAAATTCCTGGGAAAAAAAGGAATCAATGTTCGACACTCTTTATTAGAATTAAACTGGCACTTGCCAGTGGCAATGGAATGGGCTTTGAACCTGAAAACCTTTTTAGTTCGAACACTTGATCAGTTTGACATCAGTACGTACGGATTGAATTTTGGAATCTCTGAATACAACCGTGATGGGCATTATTTTACTTCGATTGTAGTAGAAAAAAATGAATTGCCAGCAGCCTTAGAATCAATTAAAATCAGAGATACTTATAATGTTTTATTTGCGAAGAATTTCGATCCAAATACACGTGAATACATCGTGCATTCTCAGGATATTGACAAGCTTGAATTGCCAACAATTTTGATTGAATTAAGTCGAAAATACTTCGAAGAACTTGGAAATACAGTTCCGGAATCTACCGAAAATACGCAGAAAAAAGAAAAACTACAATTGGATATTTATCAATGCCAGGAATGCCTGACACTATATAATTCAGAATACGGTGATGAAAGCCAGGGAATTCCAAAAGGCATTTTATTTACGGATTTAGCTGAAAGTTATTGCTGTTCCTTATGTGAAGCACCGAAGAGTAATTTTAAGATTTTGGAGGTTGTGGAAAATTAA